Genomic segment of Gemmatimonadales bacterium:
GGAAGCCGTCGCGCTCCTGGCAGTGCAGCATTGCGGCGCGAAACTCGCCGTGGAGCACGAGCTGCACGCCACCCAAGCCTCGCTGCATCTGCCCGATGTGGGCTACCGTGCCCATGGTGTACAGGTTGCCTGCTGAAACCTGTTCCGTGTTCTCCCGTTGGGCGACCGTGAAGATCAGTCGTTTGTCGTCCTTGAGGGCTCGTTCGATGGCGCGCAGGGTGCCGCGGCGTCCGGCGCTGACGGGCGCGGTGACCTCGGGGAAGAGGACCATGTCGCGCAGCGGGAGAACGGGGAGAGTCATTCGTTCGGTCATCGGCGGCTCACGGCATCTGGTTGAGTGCTCTAGCGGTTCAACACCAACTGAGCAGCGATTGTGCCACCATGCGGCCACGGAACCCGTGCCATTGTGGCAGGCTACGGTTGCTCATCTCACGTACTGGCACTAATCTATGCCCCAAATGCCGGTGATGATGCAATGACATCGAGCGGCGACCGCGGACTCGAGTCGCGCCTGGCCGACGCCTTGGGTTCCGCATACACGATCGAAGGCGAGATCGGCCGTGGCGGCATGGGTGTCGTCTACCGGGCGAAGGACGAACGGCTCAAGCGTTCGGTCGCCGTAAAGGTCCTGCCGCCTGAACTCGCCTACCGCGGCGACATCCGCGCCCGATTCATGCGTGAGGCGGAGACATCGGCCCGGCTGTCCCACCCCAACATCGTTCCCATTCACGCGGTCGGTGACGCCAACGACCTGGTGTACTTCATCATGGGGTTCGTTGACGGCGAGTCACTGGGGTTGCGACTCAAGCGCCGGGGCCGGCTCTCCGTGGACGAGGCGCGCCGGATCATGCGTGAGGCCGCGGACGCGCTCGCGGCCGCGCATCAGCAGGGCGTCATCCATCGCGACGTGAAGCCTGACAACATCCTCCTCGAGGGCACGAGGGGGCGGGTGATGGTCACGGACTTCGGCATAGCGAAGGCGCTGTCCTCAGAAAGCGGAGGCACGCTCACCGAAGCCGGGGTCGCCATCGGCACGCCGGCCTTCATGAGCCCCGAACAGGCTGCGGGCGAGCGGGAGATCGACGGCCGATCCGATCTCTACTCCCTCGGAGTCGTCACCTACCAGATGCTGACCGGTGAGTTGCCCTTCCAGGCCCCGACCGTCCCTGGCCTGCTCATGAAGCAGATCATGGAGCTGCCGGCGCCGGTGGAGCGGAAGCGTCCCGAAACTCCCAAAGAGCTGTCGCAGACGGTGATGCGGTGTCTCGAGAAGGACCCCGAGGACCGGTGGCCGACGGCGGATGCACTGCGGCGCGCGCTCGAGACGAACACCTATACGGCACCGCCTCCGCGGGCGGGGGCACGCCGCCGACCGGGCGCCGACCGCGCGGCGCTGGACAGCCTGGGCGGGGCGCTGGACAGGGGCCGCCGTGCCATCGAGCGCGCGGAGGAGCGCGCAGGGCAGGCGCTGCAACGCGGCGACCAACCGGGGCGTCGGGTCAGCCGCCGGGCCGAGCGCGAAGAGCGGCGTCGCTCGGAGAAGGAGCGGGAAGAGGAGGAACTGAAGCGGATCGCCAAGAGCACCGGCGAGCCGCTGGTGGTGACCCGTTTCCGGAGCAAGGCCGCGACCTTTGCCGCGGTCAACGGGATGCTCGTGCTCCTCAACATCGCTACCACGCAGCTCGATCCTCCTTGGGCGCTGTTCCCCATAGTGTTCTGGGGCTTCGGCCTCGCCAAGGACTACGCGAAACTGTGGACCACGGGCTACTCGTGGCGCGACGTCATCCATCGGCCCCCCGCGCCCGACGCCGTGGAGGCGAAGACGACGCGTGCCGGCATGCTCGCTCCGCTCACGGCGGACGAGTTCGGCGCGCATACGGAGGGGATCGAGCAGGCGCGCAGCGACCGCGCGGCGGTGCTGGCGATGCTGGAGCGCATGCCCAAGTCGGAGCGCAAGCTCCTACCGGAGATCGCGCCCACCGTGGACCAGCTCCTGGAGCGGGCTACCGACCTCGCGCGCACCCTCAA
This window contains:
- a CDS encoding protein kinase — encoded protein: MTSSGDRGLESRLADALGSAYTIEGEIGRGGMGVVYRAKDERLKRSVAVKVLPPELAYRGDIRARFMREAETSARLSHPNIVPIHAVGDANDLVYFIMGFVDGESLGLRLKRRGRLSVDEARRIMREAADALAAAHQQGVIHRDVKPDNILLEGTRGRVMVTDFGIAKALSSESGGTLTEAGVAIGTPAFMSPEQAAGEREIDGRSDLYSLGVVTYQMLTGELPFQAPTVPGLLMKQIMELPAPVERKRPETPKELSQTVMRCLEKDPEDRWPTADALRRALETNTYTAPPPRAGARRRPGADRAALDSLGGALDRGRRAIERAEERAGQALQRGDQPGRRVSRRAEREERRRSEKEREEEELKRIAKSTGEPLVVTRFRSKAATFAAVNGMLVLLNIATTQLDPPWALFPIVFWGFGLAKDYAKLWTTGYSWRDVIHRPPAPDAVEAKTTRAGMLAPLTADEFGAHTEGIEQARSDRAAVLAMLERMPKSERKLLPEIAPTVDQLLERATDLARTLNALERDIDMGSVEKLEARIAAMEQEPPSAERERRMTLLQQQRQKVAHLMTRRAALSSQLESCLLAMQNVRFDLLRLRSSGVAEALGDLTAATQQARALSRDVDAAIMAAGEVRKLTNNDANLTRD